From the Flavobacterium galactosidilyticum genome, one window contains:
- a CDS encoding DUF4290 domain-containing protein — translation MNSKYIKEVANDVVHHLEYNAERSHLIIPEYGRHLQKLIDQATKIEDDVERNKAAKYIIQVMGSLNPHLRDVLDFQHKLWDQLFIMSDFKLVADSPYPIPSREVLQLKPDVLKYPQNFPKYRFYGNNIKYMIDVANKWEEGEMKNALVKVIANHMKKSYLSWNKDTVKDDVIFEHLYELSDGKLNLLQSEEELLNTTDLLRTNKRVSNKILPVGQPKILSNKNSKTGKPNPTHKNQNRKPL, via the coding sequence ATGAATTCAAAATATATTAAAGAAGTTGCAAACGATGTGGTTCATCATTTGGAATACAATGCTGAGCGATCGCATTTAATTATTCCAGAGTATGGACGTCATTTGCAAAAATTAATTGATCAAGCTACTAAAATTGAGGATGATGTAGAGCGCAACAAAGCTGCAAAATACATTATACAAGTGATGGGGAGTTTGAATCCTCATTTGCGTGATGTACTAGATTTTCAGCACAAATTATGGGATCAGCTTTTTATTATGTCTGATTTTAAATTAGTTGCTGATTCGCCATATCCAATTCCATCTCGTGAAGTGTTGCAATTGAAACCTGATGTGTTAAAATATCCGCAGAATTTTCCCAAATACAGGTTTTATGGTAACAACATTAAATATATGATTGATGTTGCTAATAAATGGGAAGAGGGTGAGATGAAAAATGCTTTAGTAAAAGTAATTGCCAATCACATGAAGAAATCCTATTTGAGTTGGAATAAAGATACTGTGAAAGATGATGTTATTTTCGAACATTTATACGAACTATCTGATGGAAAATTGAATTTATTACAGAGTGAAGAGGAGTTATTAAACACTACTGATTTATTGAGAACCAATAAAAGAGTTTCTAATAAAATCTTACCAGTAGGGCAACCAAAAATTCTTAGTAATAAGAATTCAAAAACAGGGAAGCCAAATCCTACTCACAAAAATCAAAATAGAAAACCTTTGTAA
- the xerD gene encoding site-specific tyrosine recombinase XerD produces the protein MNWNSYIKSYQSYLRIERGLSKNTIDNYTFDIERLCLFLDQNAIEVSPVKIGEELLQQFIYSVSKEVNARSQARMISGLKSFFNYLIFEDYRSDHPLELIDTPKTGRKLPDTLSVSEIDSLIEAIDLSSNEGERNRAMLETLYGCGLRVSELVTLKVSDLFFEEGFIKITGKGNKQRFVPISEVTQKYIEIYQNSIRSHVSIQKGFEDTLFLNRRGRQLTRAMIFTIIKNLAVQINLQKTISPHTFRHSFATHLLENGADLRSIQLMLGHESITTTEIYVHLDRKFLTEVLQSFHPRK, from the coding sequence ATGAATTGGAACTCCTACATCAAATCGTATCAATCTTATTTAAGAATCGAACGTGGATTGTCTAAAAATACTATTGACAACTACACATTTGATATTGAAAGATTGTGTCTTTTTTTAGATCAAAATGCTATAGAAGTTTCTCCAGTTAAAATAGGTGAGGAGCTGCTGCAGCAATTTATCTATAGTGTATCCAAAGAGGTCAATGCACGATCTCAAGCCCGAATGATTTCTGGACTTAAGAGTTTTTTTAATTATTTGATATTCGAGGATTATCGTTCAGATCATCCTTTAGAACTAATAGATACTCCTAAAACCGGTCGCAAACTTCCAGATACTTTATCAGTAAGCGAGATTGACTCGCTTATAGAAGCAATAGACTTGTCTTCTAACGAAGGAGAACGAAATCGGGCAATGCTTGAAACGCTTTATGGTTGTGGACTTCGTGTTTCTGAATTGGTTACACTCAAAGTTTCAGATCTTTTTTTTGAAGAGGGATTCATAAAAATTACAGGAAAGGGAAACAAACAGCGTTTTGTGCCAATAAGTGAGGTTACTCAGAAGTACATTGAAATTTACCAAAACTCAATTAGAAGTCATGTTTCGATTCAAAAAGGTTTTGAAGATACTTTGTTTCTAAATCGAAGAGGCCGACAGTTAACACGTGCCATGATTTTTACTATTATAAAAAATCTAGCGGTCCAAATAAATTTACAAAAGACTATCAGTCCCCATACATTTCGTCATTCTTTTGCAACACATCTTTTAGAAAATGGTGCTGATTTACGTTCTATTCAGTTAATGTTAGGTCATGAATCAATAACTACGACTGAGATTTATGTACATCTTGATAGAAAATTCTTGACAGAAGTTTTACAGTCATTTCATCCTAGGAAATAG
- a CDS encoding cation diffusion facilitator family transporter, producing the protein MSRVQTAIRATYFSIIGNTCMAIIKGLAGFFGNSYALIADAIESTTDIFASLLVLFGIKYSARPADKNHPYGHGRAEPLVTFLVVGFLITSATIIAYESIINIQTPHQLPKSWTLIVLGAIIIWKEYSYRVVMRRSVQTNSSSLRADAWHHRSDAITSVAAFVGISIALFLGNGYEAADDWAALFASGFILYNSYKIFRPALGEIMDEHLYDDLIVKIRAVSLQVDGIIGTEKCFIRKAGMKYHVDLHATVNSDITVKEGHDLAHKLKDTLRERIPELGHVLIHIEPND; encoded by the coding sequence ATGTCAAGGGTACAAACAGCAATAAGGGCTACTTATTTTAGTATTATAGGAAATACATGTATGGCCATTATAAAAGGCTTGGCTGGTTTTTTTGGAAATTCGTATGCACTAATTGCAGATGCAATTGAATCGACGACTGATATTTTTGCCTCTTTATTAGTATTGTTTGGAATAAAATATTCTGCCAGGCCAGCTGATAAAAATCATCCTTATGGTCACGGTAGAGCTGAGCCACTTGTTACTTTTTTAGTAGTAGGTTTTTTAATCACCTCAGCAACTATAATTGCTTACGAAAGTATAATAAATATTCAAACTCCACATCAATTACCAAAATCGTGGACTTTAATTGTTCTTGGAGCTATCATTATTTGGAAGGAATACTCATATAGAGTAGTGATGAGAAGGAGCGTGCAAACAAATAGTTCCTCACTAAGAGCTGATGCTTGGCACCATCGAAGCGATGCTATTACTTCTGTAGCGGCATTTGTAGGAATTTCAATCGCTTTGTTTTTAGGAAATGGTTATGAAGCAGCTGACGATTGGGCAGCATTATTTGCATCAGGATTTATATTATATAACAGTTACAAGATTTTCAGACCTGCTTTGGGCGAAATCATGGATGAGCATTTATACGATGATTTAATAGTAAAAATTAGAGCTGTTTCACTACAAGTTGACGGAATTATAGGTACTGAAAAATGCTTTATTAGAAAAGCTGGAATGAAATATCACGTTGATTTACACGCGACAGTAAACTCGGATATTACCGTAAAAGAAGGCCACGATTTGGCGCACAAACTAAAGGATACGTTACGAGAAAGAATACCTGAATTAGGACATGTTTTAATTCATATCGAACCCAATGACTAG
- a CDS encoding DUF493 family protein: MDQKTKEFYDRLKVELDNSNTWPAIYLFKFIVPTDDEKIKRVEEAFDCMGAVINTKKSKTGKFTSISIDVTMKDSQEIVDKYLEVSTIEGIVSL, translated from the coding sequence ATGGATCAGAAAACTAAAGAATTCTACGATAGATTAAAAGTAGAGTTGGACAATAGTAATACTTGGCCAGCGATATACTTATTTAAATTTATTGTGCCTACTGATGATGAGAAAATTAAGCGCGTAGAAGAGGCTTTTGATTGTATGGGCGCGGTTATAAATACTAAAAAATCCAAAACAGGAAAGTTTACTAGTATTTCTATTGATGTTACAATGAAAGATTCCCAAGAAATAGTAGATAAATACCTTGAAGTTTCTACAATTGAAGGTATTGTTTCCCTTTAA
- a CDS encoding AAA family ATPase, with the protein MQTKIIVIIGGPGTGKTTIIDGLVAKGHCCYPEISREVTLEAKKQGIEQLFLEKPLLFSELLLEGRKKQFQNASNESCEVVFIDRGIPDVLAYMHYIGDSYPATFDAACREHLYSKIFILPPWEEIYISDEARYENFEQAKLINKHLIETYRNYGYELIEVPKDTMDNRILFILEEISK; encoded by the coding sequence GTGCAAACAAAAATCATAGTTATTATTGGCGGTCCTGGAACAGGTAAAACCACTATCATAGATGGATTAGTCGCTAAAGGACATTGTTGTTATCCCGAAATTTCTCGGGAAGTAACTTTGGAAGCAAAAAAGCAAGGCATCGAACAGTTGTTTCTTGAAAAACCTTTATTATTTAGCGAATTACTACTTGAAGGTAGAAAAAAGCAATTTCAAAATGCTTCAAATGAGTCTTGTGAAGTAGTATTTATCGACAGAGGAATTCCTGATGTTTTGGCCTACATGCACTATATAGGTGATAGCTATCCTGCCACTTTTGATGCTGCTTGTCGCGAACATTTATATTCAAAAATCTTTATTCTTCCACCGTGGGAAGAAATTTACATCAGTGATGAAGCTCGCTATGAAAACTTCGAACAAGCAAAACTAATTAATAAACATCTTATAGAAACCTACCGAAATTACGGCTACGAGTTAATAGAAGTGCCAAAAGATACCATGGATAACAGAATTCTTTTTATCTTAGAGGAAATTTCTAAATAA
- a CDS encoding PAS domain-containing sensor histidine kinase, translated as MVSNFLQSGTTNELNAFYIKLFNDIPDLLFEFIITRDNTYQFPFVSKSVNEIFEITSEHFSDSDKFLVYNRIVESDRFLFFDSLLHAKRSLSRWECEFRVVLPKRGLRWLKMSAKPEMYDNDNIGFYGRVVDVTDLKEQEIKLKISEERFKFALEASTAGVWDWNLTSNTVFYSSQSMKILEQDSLDIFDNPERWDKIVHRDDLEKYYADIHEHFENKTPFYENYHRVLTSSGKYKWILDRGKVIERDSNGKPLRVIGTHTDISAQKEKELELVKTMELYSQQNSRLLNFSHIVSHNLNTQAGNIKTILDFIESDDEEDIIEEMLVSLRSVSNDLNETIANLTQLVQIESNANIPILSLNLSQYLTKTLDLIKHLKNYNEVSIINEIDAEACVDFNPAYLESVFLNFTTNAIKYADKNRAIEIKYTYALEDGKKTLSISDNGLGIDLEKYGSYLFGMYKTFHNHEESRGLGLHLTKNQIESMNGTVSVASEVGVGTTFKITFNDILIEQKVKS; from the coding sequence ATGGTTTCTAACTTTCTGCAGAGTGGCACTACCAATGAGTTGAATGCTTTTTATATTAAATTATTTAATGATATTCCCGATTTACTATTTGAATTTATAATCACTCGTGATAATACATATCAATTTCCTTTTGTAAGCAAATCAGTAAATGAAATTTTTGAGATTACTTCAGAGCACTTTAGTGACAGCGATAAATTTCTTGTTTATAATAGGATAGTTGAATCAGATAGGTTCTTATTTTTTGATTCATTATTACATGCAAAAAGATCTCTTTCCCGATGGGAATGCGAGTTTCGTGTTGTATTACCTAAAAGGGGTTTGCGATGGTTAAAAATGTCCGCTAAACCTGAAATGTATGACAATGACAATATTGGTTTTTACGGAAGAGTGGTGGATGTAACTGACCTTAAAGAACAAGAAATTAAACTTAAAATATCTGAAGAGCGCTTCAAATTCGCACTTGAAGCCTCAACTGCTGGTGTGTGGGATTGGAATTTAACATCTAATACCGTTTTTTATTCCTCTCAATCGATGAAAATCTTGGAGCAGGATTCGTTAGATATATTTGATAATCCAGAACGTTGGGATAAAATTGTGCATAGAGATGATTTAGAAAAATACTACGCAGACATTCACGAACATTTTGAAAATAAAACTCCTTTTTACGAAAATTACCACAGAGTATTAACATCAAGTGGAAAGTATAAATGGATCTTAGATAGAGGAAAAGTAATTGAGCGTGATAGTAATGGTAAGCCTTTGCGGGTAATAGGCACACATACTGATATTTCTGCTCAGAAAGAGAAAGAATTAGAATTAGTGAAAACGATGGAATTGTATAGTCAACAAAATAGTCGTTTACTTAATTTTTCTCATATTGTTTCTCATAATTTAAATACGCAAGCAGGTAATATTAAAACAATTTTAGATTTTATAGAATCTGACGATGAGGAAGACATTATTGAGGAAATGCTGGTAAGTTTGCGAAGTGTTTCCAATGATTTGAATGAAACAATAGCAAATTTAACGCAATTAGTACAAATAGAAAGCAACGCTAATATTCCAATTCTGTCATTAAATTTGAGTCAATATCTTACCAAAACTTTAGATTTAATTAAGCATCTAAAAAACTATAATGAAGTATCTATTATTAACGAAATCGATGCTGAAGCTTGTGTTGATTTTAATCCTGCCTACTTAGAAAGTGTTTTTTTGAATTTTACAACAAATGCCATTAAGTACGCTGATAAAAATAGGGCAATCGAAATTAAATATACTTATGCCCTAGAGGATGGTAAGAAAACCTTATCGATTTCAGACAATGGGTTAGGAATTGATTTAGAAAAATACGGAAGTTATCTTTTTGGTATGTACAAGACATTTCATAATCACGAAGAGTCTAGAGGATTGGGATTACACCTTACAAAGAATCAAATAGAATCCATGAATGGTACTGTTTCAGTTGCAAGTGAAGTTGGAGTGGGAACAACGTTTAAAATTACTTTTAATGATATTTTAATTGAGCAAAAAGTAAAATCTTAG
- the aroQ gene encoding type II 3-dehydroquinate dehydratase: MKIAIINGPNLNLLGKREPEVYGSLTFEEYFTTLQIQFPSIEFTYFQSNIEGELIDKIQEFGFSFDGIILNAGAYTHTSVGIGDAIKAITTPVVEVHISNTFSRESFRHQSYISGNAKGVILGFGLKSYELAIQSFL, encoded by the coding sequence ATGAAAATCGCCATCATTAACGGACCAAATTTGAATCTGCTAGGCAAACGTGAACCAGAAGTTTATGGTAGCCTAACTTTTGAAGAGTATTTCACGACATTACAAATACAATTTCCTAGTATAGAATTTACTTATTTTCAAAGTAATATCGAAGGTGAGTTAATTGATAAAATTCAGGAGTTTGGTTTTTCATTTGATGGTATAATTCTAAATGCAGGTGCTTACACTCACACATCAGTAGGAATAGGCGATGCAATAAAAGCGATTACTACTCCAGTAGTTGAAGTTCATATTTCGAACACCTTTTCCCGTGAAAGCTTTAGACATCAATCCTATATTTCAGGTAATGCCAAAGGTGTTATTCTAGGTTTTGGATTGAAAAGTTATGAATTAGCAATACAGTCATTTTTATAG
- a CDS encoding porin family protein, translating to MKKIIVAAVILFAGSLSMNAQAIKFGFKGGLNYANQTGSDITVTTNNYKKEAITSYHAGLLAEIRLTDGFAIQPELLYSTKGATYKNAVEEFKNELGYISIPVLAKISLNNAISLDVGPQASFLLSERKNVIFKESETFEFGAAAGLSLNITKNFFVQGRYVLGLTEASKDADVKNSVVQFSAGFKF from the coding sequence ATGAAAAAAATAATTGTAGCCGCAGTAATTCTTTTTGCAGGATCCTTAAGTATGAATGCACAAGCCATAAAATTTGGATTCAAAGGTGGTTTGAATTACGCAAATCAAACTGGAAGCGACATAACAGTCACTACTAACAATTACAAAAAGGAAGCTATTACCAGTTACCATGCTGGATTGCTAGCAGAAATTAGATTAACAGACGGTTTTGCGATCCAACCCGAATTACTATATTCAACGAAGGGCGCAACTTATAAAAATGCAGTGGAGGAATTCAAAAATGAATTAGGGTATATCTCTATTCCAGTGTTAGCAAAAATCAGCTTAAATAATGCAATTAGCTTAGATGTAGGACCGCAAGCATCATTCCTATTAAGCGAAAGAAAAAATGTTATTTTTAAAGAGTCTGAAACTTTTGAATTTGGAGCTGCAGCAGGCTTAAGTTTAAACATTACTAAAAACTTTTTTGTACAAGGTCGTTATGTTTTAGGATTGACAGAAGCGTCTAAAGATGCAGACGTAAAGAATTCAGTAGTGCAATTTTCTGCAGGATTTAAATTTTAA
- a CDS encoding DUF5686 and carboxypeptidase regulatory-like domain-containing protein, with protein MKKYYFLIFLLVSVLSSAQIKGTITDEKGTPLPFVTILQENTFNGTTSNEEGYYEFNLKEKEKLTIIFQFLGFKTQKAAIQTDKLPYTLNIKMVEESLSLNEVVINKKVNPALAIIKKAIAKRKENTEKTNRFNADFYSRGIFKLKNAPKKIFGQKIGDLNGALDSTGTGIISLSETFSKLSYEKPDNLKEVVTASKVSGNDNGYSYNTARSSFYDFYDNTVEFGIKMISPIANNAFYYYSYKLEGTFFDENKNMINKIKVIAKRDSEPVFEGYIYIVEDSWAIYAVDLDIKGYRMKQEFVEVMTLKQNFSYNNTNKIWAKNTQSLDITAGAFGIGFTGKFNYVYSNYEFIKAFAPKTFTNEITRIEIDSNKKDSLFWSNRRPIPLTIEENTDYYRKDSIYKVRNSEKYLDSTDAKGNKFKLGKLLTGYTFKNSAKKYSLSYEGLLNVGSLSFNTVQGYNFDSGFRYSNRKNQESKGKYTTISTKFNYGFAEDRLRVTGKYIHRLNKINYATLSISGGSSVEQFNPNNPISKAINTISSLAFRNNFIKLYNLESAALGYSQDVANGVNLNGKIEYQQRKPLFNNTDFSLLNKSDFYSSNNPLDPNNFTTSPFEKHHLTKAAFTARINFGNKYSSRPDGKFNIRNEKYPTLYLGFEKGFASNEKRYEFDHLNARLIYDLILGNKGLLGLSLKAGKFFNAENIAFMDYKHFNGNQTHIGQSERYLNVFNLLPYYSNSTNDSYFELHSEYNDKGYIMNKIPLLNKLKSTLNLGFHSLSTLTNKPYNEVTVGLDNLGFGKFKILRIDYVRSYQSGFKGDGVVFGLKFLNILE; from the coding sequence ATGAAAAAATACTACTTTCTAATATTCCTTTTAGTCTCTGTTCTATCCAGTGCGCAAATAAAAGGCACTATAACCGATGAGAAAGGTACCCCATTACCTTTTGTCACCATACTTCAAGAGAACACGTTTAACGGGACAACTTCAAACGAAGAAGGGTATTACGAATTCAACTTAAAAGAGAAGGAAAAACTAACGATTATTTTTCAGTTTTTAGGTTTTAAAACCCAAAAAGCAGCTATCCAAACAGACAAATTACCGTACACTTTAAATATTAAAATGGTTGAAGAAAGTCTTTCACTCAATGAGGTAGTGATTAACAAGAAAGTAAATCCAGCCTTGGCAATTATAAAAAAAGCAATTGCCAAAAGAAAAGAAAATACCGAAAAGACCAATCGATTCAATGCTGATTTTTATTCGCGAGGTATTTTTAAATTAAAAAATGCTCCTAAAAAAATATTCGGTCAAAAAATTGGTGACTTGAATGGAGCTTTAGATTCTACTGGAACTGGCATTATTTCGCTCTCAGAGACTTTTTCGAAACTATCGTATGAAAAGCCGGATAATTTAAAGGAAGTAGTAACTGCTTCAAAAGTTAGTGGGAACGACAATGGTTACAGTTACAATACCGCCCGATCATCATTCTATGATTTTTATGACAATACGGTGGAATTTGGTATAAAAATGATTTCTCCCATTGCGAACAATGCCTTTTACTATTATAGCTACAAGTTAGAAGGAACATTTTTTGATGAGAATAAGAACATGATCAACAAGATTAAAGTCATTGCAAAACGAGATAGCGAACCGGTTTTTGAAGGATATATTTATATTGTTGAAGATTCTTGGGCAATTTACGCGGTAGATTTAGATATAAAAGGATACCGAATGAAACAAGAATTCGTTGAGGTCATGACCTTAAAGCAAAATTTCAGTTATAATAACACCAACAAAATTTGGGCAAAAAACACACAAAGTTTAGATATTACTGCAGGTGCTTTTGGGATAGGATTTACTGGTAAATTCAACTACGTTTATAGTAACTATGAATTTATAAAAGCATTTGCACCCAAAACGTTTACAAATGAAATTACTCGAATCGAAATTGATTCCAATAAAAAAGACAGTCTTTTCTGGAGCAACCGCAGGCCTATTCCATTAACAATAGAGGAAAATACCGATTACTACAGAAAAGACAGTATCTATAAAGTTCGAAACTCCGAGAAATACCTGGACTCAACTGACGCAAAAGGAAACAAATTCAAATTAGGAAAGTTATTGACGGGCTATACTTTTAAAAATAGTGCCAAAAAATACAGTTTGAGTTATGAAGGTTTATTAAATGTAGGGTCACTTAGTTTTAATACTGTCCAAGGTTATAATTTCGATTCCGGTTTTAGATATTCCAATCGAAAAAATCAGGAAAGCAAAGGAAAATACACAACAATAAGTACTAAATTTAATTACGGTTTTGCAGAAGATCGGTTGCGTGTAACAGGAAAATATATACACCGATTGAACAAAATAAATTATGCGACATTGTCGATAAGTGGAGGAAGTTCTGTAGAGCAATTTAACCCAAATAACCCCATAAGCAAAGCCATCAATACGATTAGTTCATTAGCTTTTAGAAATAATTTTATAAAATTGTATAATTTAGAGTCGGCTGCATTAGGATATAGTCAAGATGTTGCAAATGGCGTGAACTTAAATGGTAAAATAGAATATCAGCAGCGTAAACCATTATTTAACAATACTGATTTTTCTTTATTAAACAAAAGTGATTTTTATTCTTCTAATAATCCTTTGGATCCAAATAATTTTACTACTTCTCCATTTGAGAAACATCATTTAACTAAAGCTGCTTTTACTGCAAGAATCAATTTTGGAAATAAATATTCCTCTCGACCTGATGGAAAATTTAATATTAGAAATGAAAAATATCCAACATTATATTTAGGTTTCGAAAAAGGATTTGCCTCTAATGAAAAAAGATATGAATTTGACCACCTCAACGCTCGATTAATTTATGATTTGATTTTGGGTAATAAAGGTCTTTTAGGATTAAGTCTAAAAGCAGGAAAATTTTTTAATGCTGAAAATATCGCTTTTATGGATTATAAGCATTTTAACGGCAATCAAACTCATATTGGTCAAAGCGAGCGCTATTTGAATGTTTTCAACTTGCTGCCCTATTATTCTAATAGCACAAATGATAGCTATTTTGAACTTCATAGCGAATACAACGATAAAGGATATATTATGAATAAGATTCCTTTATTAAACAAGCTAAAATCAACTTTGAATCTAGGTTTTCATTCACTTTCTACGCTAACTAATAAACCTTACAATGAAGTAACTGTTGGATTAGACAATTTAGGTTTTGGCAAATTTAAAATACTTCGAATAGACTATGTACGTTCATACCAAAGTGGGTTTAAAGGTGACGGCGTAGTTTTTGGACTTAAATTTTTAAATATTCTGGAGTAA
- the murA gene encoding UDP-N-acetylglucosamine 1-carboxyvinyltransferase, which produces MGIFKIEGGASLKGEITPQGAKNEALQILCAVLLTPEIVTINNIPDIIDINKLITLLGNLGVKIQKNGPGSYTFQSDEVNMGYLETEAFKKEGGSLRGSIMIVGPLLARFGKGYIPKPGGDKIGRRRLDTHFEGFINLGAKFRYNREDHFYGVEAPEGLTGAAMLLDEASVTGTANIVMAAVLAKGITTVYNAACEPYLQQLCKMLNSMGAKITGVGSNLLTIEGVESLGGCEHRILPDMVEIGSWIGLAAMTKSEITIKNVSWDNLGLIPNTFRKLGITLERRGDDIYIPAHTNGYEVKTDIDGSILTIADAPWPGFTPDLLSIVLVIATQAKGDVLIHQKMFESRLFFVDKLIDMGAKIMLCDPHRAVVMGHNFESQLKATTMSSPDIRAGISLLIAALSAKGTSTIQNIEQIDRGYERIDERLRAIGAKIVRE; this is translated from the coding sequence ATGGGAATTTTCAAAATAGAAGGCGGTGCAAGTCTAAAAGGTGAAATCACGCCACAAGGTGCAAAAAATGAAGCGTTACAAATTTTATGTGCCGTTCTTTTAACTCCTGAAATAGTTACAATCAATAATATTCCTGATATTATTGACATCAATAAACTGATTACGCTTTTAGGAAATTTAGGAGTTAAAATACAAAAAAATGGACCTGGTTCTTACACATTCCAGTCGGATGAGGTTAATATGGGATATCTTGAAACAGAAGCATTCAAAAAAGAAGGCGGTTCGTTGCGAGGTTCGATTATGATTGTAGGTCCACTTTTAGCACGTTTTGGAAAAGGATATATTCCAAAACCAGGTGGAGATAAAATAGGACGCAGAAGATTAGATACCCATTTTGAAGGTTTTATCAATCTTGGTGCTAAATTTAGATATAATAGAGAAGATCATTTTTATGGTGTTGAAGCACCTGAAGGATTGACTGGAGCTGCCATGTTATTAGATGAAGCATCTGTAACTGGTACTGCTAATATTGTTATGGCTGCTGTTTTAGCTAAAGGAATAACAACGGTTTACAATGCTGCTTGTGAGCCTTACTTACAGCAATTGTGTAAGATGTTAAACTCTATGGGGGCTAAAATTACTGGAGTAGGATCTAACTTACTGACAATAGAAGGAGTGGAGAGTTTAGGCGGTTGTGAACACCGTATTCTTCCTGATATGGTTGAAATAGGAAGCTGGATTGGTCTAGCTGCTATGACAAAATCTGAAATTACTATAAAAAATGTTAGTTGGGATAACCTTGGTTTGATTCCAAATACATTTAGAAAATTAGGAATTACCTTAGAACGTAGAGGCGATGATATTTATATTCCCGCTCACACTAATGGATATGAAGTTAAAACAGATATCGATGGTTCAATTCTAACGATTGCAGATGCTCCATGGCCTGGATTTACTCCGGATTTATTGAGTATTGTTCTTGTAATAGCCACTCAAGCAAAAGGTGACGTTTTGATTCACCAAAAAATGTTTGAAAGCAGGTTGTTCTTTGTTGACAAACTAATCGATATGGGAGCTAAAATCATGTTATGTGATCCGCACCGTGCTGTAGTTATGGGACATAACTTTGAATCTCAACTAAAAGCGACTACAATGTCATCACCAGATATTAGAGCTGGAATTTCATTATTAATTGCAGCACTTTCTGCAAAAGGAACTAGTACGATTCAAAATATTGAACAAATAGATAGAGGGTACGAGCGTATAGACGAACGGCTGAGAGCGATTGGAGCTAAAATTGTAAGGGAGTAA